In a genomic window of Proteus vulgaris:
- the cfr gene encoding 23S rRNA (adenine(2503)-C(8))-methyltransferase Cfr yields MNFNNKTKYGKIQEFLRSNNEPDYRIKQITNAIFKQRISRFEDMKVLPKLLREDLINNFGETVLNIKLLAEQNSEQVTKVLFEVSKNERVETVNMKYKAGWESFCISSQCGCNFGCKFCATGDIGLKKNLTVDEITDQVLYFHLLGHQIDSISFMGMGEALANRKVFDALDSFTDPNLFALSPRRLSISTIGIIPSIKKITQEYPQVNLTFSLHSPYSEERSKLMPINDRYPIDEVMNILDEHIRLTSRKVYIAYIMLPGVNDSLEHANEVVSLLKSRYKSGKLYHVNLIRYNPTISVPEMYGEANEGQVEAFYKVLKSAGIHVTIRSQFGIDIDAACGQLYGNYQNSQ; encoded by the coding sequence ATGAATTTTAATAATAAAACAAAGTATGGTAAAATACAGGAATTTTTAAGAAGTAATAATGAGCCTGATTATAGAATAAAACAAATAACCAATGCGATTTTTAAACAAAGAATTAGTCGATTTGAGGATATGAAGGTTCTTCCAAAATTACTTAGGGAGGATTTAATAAATAATTTTGGAGAAACAGTTTTGAATATCAAGCTCTTAGCAGAGCAAAATTCAGAGCAAGTTACGAAAGTGCTTTTTGAAGTATCAAAGAATGAGAGAGTAGAAACGGTAAACATGAAGTATAAAGCAGGTTGGGAGTCATTTTGTATATCATCACAATGCGGATGTAATTTTGGGTGTAAATTTTGTGCTACAGGCGACATTGGATTGAAAAAAAACCTAACTGTAGATGAGATAACAGATCAAGTTTTATACTTCCATTTATTAGGTCATCAAATTGATAGCATTTCTTTTATGGGAATGGGTGAAGCTCTAGCCAACCGTAAAGTATTTGATGCTCTTGATTCGTTTACGGATCCTAATTTATTTGCATTAAGTCCTCGTAGACTTTCTATATCAACGATTGGTATTATACCTAGTATCAAAAAAATAACCCAGGAATATCCTCAAGTAAATCTTACATTTTCATTACACTCACCTTATAGTGAGGAACGCAGCAAATTGATGCCAATAAATGATAGATACCCAATAGATGAGGTAATGAATATACTCGATGAACATATAAGATTAACTTCAAGGAAAGTATATATAGCTTATATCATGTTGCCTGGTGTAAATGATTCTCTTGAGCATGCAAACGAAGTTGTTAGCCTTCTTAAAAGTCGCTATAAATCAGGGAAGTTATATCATGTAAATTTGATACGATACAATCCTACAATAAGTGTACCTGAGATGTATGGAGAAGCAAACGAAGGGCAGGTAGAAGCCTTTTACAAAGTTTTGAAGTCTGCTGGTATCCATGTCACAATTAGAAGTCAATTTGGGATTGATATTGACGCTGCTTGTGGTCAATTATATGGTAATTATCAAAATAGCCAATAG
- a CDS encoding DUF536 domain-containing protein has translation MYSKCTTNEQHRTAEETSKDKLIKVLEEQLEEANKSRANLEKLLDQQQQLTLISNRKIEALKLEFEKKEMEKKVGNGINKKEKTKFKNYMEICIIKNNY, from the coding sequence GTGTACAGCAAGTGTACAACGAATGAACAGCACCGTACAGCAGAAGAAACAAGCAAAGATAAACTGATAAAGGTACTAGAAGAGCAGTTAGAAGAAGCGAATAAATCAAGAGCAAATTTAGAAAAACTTTTAGATCAACAACAACAATTAACTTTGATTTCTAATAGAAAAATAGAAGCATTAAAACTAGAATTTGAAAAAAAGGAAATGGAAAAAAAAGTTGGTAATGGGATAAATAAAAAAGAAAAAACCAAATTCAAAAATTATATGGAGATCTGTATAATAAAGAATAATTATTAA